The DNA segment CTCTGATTCAAGTGCTTCGATCTTTCTCTGCAATGTAGGGTGATTGGCCATTGTTTCTGCTCtttctcgtcctcttcctcctccgaagAATTCTTAGGTTGGCAGCAGATCTATGGCAACGTTTCGTTATATATGACCGAGGAATACCCTACAGTTTGGGATTCCGAATCCGAATTCACATCATGCAATATAAATAGTTGGATTTAGGGACTCATGCAGGAAAGTAGCTTCTTCTGGTCTGTATACATTAGGCATTAGGTTATATCGTAGAGGTGTTGATGAATCACTGAATAGTTGCTTATTATAATCTGATGCATACcacaattttttttatgttttttttggaCTTTAGCAAAGAACAATTAATTGTCactaatttatgttttttttggACTTTAGCAGCATTTTTTAGAAGTCTCATTACATATTTTCCGGAGATCACACTATGTGAGATTTATCAGATCATAGATTTATTTGATTGCAGGGTAAAGGATCTTTTGTTGAATTTATTTTATGTAAAAGAAATGTAAACTAAAGGCAAAGGATTTGGAGATGTTTTCTTTACTTATTTTGAAGGAAAAATATAGAACATGAAAAACATTTTTTCAGATAAAATTATGTTCTTCTATAATTATTATTCTTCCTCAGAAAACAGATAATtccatggaatatatatataatcatgactCAATTTAGTAACACAATTTGATGATAATATTAATGTTAATCATCAACTATAGGGAATAACATAATAGGAGTCTCTCTATAATTTTGGTTTCTTGGGATGGGCTAATATGCTACTTGCTAAATTTAAAatggaacttacatatttacaaagatgaaatcatacattatatatatatatatatatatatatatatatatgtatatattagagAAAAGTCCATCCATGGAGTATATGGTGGCAATTATTATGATCTTGCATAAAGATATTGTAGATATATCAATACTCACCAAAGCTAAAAGCATAATGCCAACACAAGCAAGTAGTACTTAAGACATAATTAGATCTATTTTATCAGCTCCATGACCCAAGCACAAGCAAACACATAAGTAGCATTAAACCCAGAAAACCCTGCTGCCTTTGCCATGGCTTCAAACTCCTCCTCAGTCCTCTCTTTTCCTCCAGGATTGAAAGCCAGCATTGCAAGGTCTGCATGGAATGCACACTGGGCTTTTGTTGTAGGTTTGGGAAGTGTTGGGAGGATCAACTCCACCACTATCACCTTTCCTTTCTGTGGCAAAGCCTTCCAACAGTTCTTCAGTATCTTTGCACAGTGATCATCACTCCAATCATGAAGAACCCACTGTGGTTGCCACAATTGAGAGCATCAATTATTTGAACATCATTAATGATAATTTTAGTTATCAGAATTCAGAGTTGAATTCTACAACAATTAGTTTGCTTTTTTGGGTTGAAGCAATGGTGATCTCTCTTCACATTTGATGCAAGTAATGAGGACATCATGTTCTATATTACCATGAATTGCTTTGTTCATTTTGAAGGAAGTCTCAAGTCACTAAAGAACATTACCTTCAATAAAATGGCATCACCTGATGGAACACTTGTAAACATGTCTCCAATAACATGCTCTACTCCTGCAAATTGAAGTAACTTGTGACATTAATATCATACAAGTGTTTCTTCTTGTTAGATCCTAACTCATAAAatttagaaattatttttatggATTTCATGCTTAAAACACAAATATCATACATAATTTGAAATAACTCAAGAACTCTTATTTGTATTGAATTGACCATTTAATTATTCCACTATGCTCAAATCTAAATTAATGATAGTATATTCATCAAATTCTAAAAGCTTTATTTCATCATAAAAGTCTAAACATAATCGACTTATTGTCAATTATAACATTCATGGAGATATCTCATTGGCCAATTTGATTGGATAATTGATTGAtccataaattttataaactaaACTTTCTCATTAAAATCGGTGATAATGTATACATGTATGTTATTCATGATGTCCTAACTCACTAGGATAACTAAACGATCCATTAGTTCAATAACCTTGAATTATTAAATCAAaatagataaatataaattaataatatacatCTATCGATTGTTTATAGACTATTTATATGGATACTAACTAGAATcctttaagattgatttataattgCAAAGTGAAGATTAGCAAAAGAACatcaaaatcaagatcttttaattctaaaaatatatataatataagaaTTTTCAATATGATCACTCTAATAACCATACATACCTAGGAAAGGTGGTGCATCGGAGATAACATGTGGGAGGTCGAAGTTAATGGCCTTGATGTGAGGATACTTGGTGGTGATCATATGAAGGGAAACACCGATGCCACCACCAACATCAACAAGCGTCTTCACGTCATCGAAGCCATGATAGATCTGTAATAGCCTATTGGTTATCATGGTCGATTGGCCTTTCATAGCCTCATTAAATaccttgttgaatcttggatcgaCACCTTGATACTCGAACGCTGTCATTCCATATGCTATGTCAAAGGGAACACCACCATGTAGGATTGCATTCTTCAAACAGTACCTATCATTATTTATAGAATTTACAATATACATAAACTAAATAAGGAGCAATTAGCTATCAAAAAGCAACAACAATCATAAAATTTTGAGCTCAAATCGTGTCTTAGTCACTTACGTTTATCAAAAACAAAACAtatgagaaaaatattatttataaaaaatcataagAATTTTAGTGATTAATCGAAATTGACTCAACTTGGATTCAAACCTAAGGGTCGATCGTGCCATATGATAAGATTCATcactaattttattatattttagtgtGAGTTGTATCCATGATTTTGTTATGTTAGAATAGCCACTTTAGGGAGAGGAGTTACTTTTGGCTCTTATTAGGTATTGACTCTCCAACTCTTCCATAAATATGAGCCTAAATATGACATCGTTAATTTTCTTATTTTGGTGTGGACTCTATTTCATAACGTCTATCACTGCTCTTCTCCTCTTAAATGCTCCACGGTGAGCATCACCTGATAAGGTTCATCACTCATCTCCTCTTCAGGCTTTATGATGGAAGCCATTGGATATGGTGTAGGATTAAATGTGCTCTTATCAGACCCTCTAAGTTAGGGAGGACTATTCAGGTCTCAACGTGAGCATAAGCTCACAACTCGTATTAGATTTGTGTCACCAATCATGTTCATCTAAATAGGAGTCTCATACTATCAGCTTTCGATTTAGCCCTTGCATGTTACTGGATCATTCAAATAAAAAGCATAAATTTGATCTTTATCTTTAGCAAGTGGATTACCAGCTTCCCATGTGGACCTTATCCTGCATCAACAAGCACAAAGAAGCCATGGACACACCGGCCTCATCCTTGGTCAGAAGCTTGCAGAGGGGTGTCATGCTGTACTTCCGGGAAGATCCACCGTCGGCGGTTGCCTCGACCGCGCAGTCGACGATGCCGTAGGCTGCAAGCAAGCGGAGGATTCGGTCCACCTCGTCGGCCGCCTTCGGGTTCTCGCTGGGCAACGAGGCCACGATGTCGTCGGGGCTCAGCTTCGCCTG comes from the Musa acuminata AAA Group cultivar baxijiao chromosome BXJ1-10, Cavendish_Baxijiao_AAA, whole genome shotgun sequence genome and includes:
- the LOC135594948 gene encoding caffeic acid 3-O-methyltransferase-like, whose amino-acid sequence is MEPTNGMLKAVSEEEEEAYMYALKLTSASVLPMTLKAAIELELLEIIARAGPQAKLSPDDIVASLPSENPKAADEVDRILRLLAAYGIVDCAVEATADGGSSRKYSMTPLCKLLTKDEAGVSMASLCLLMQDKVHMGSWYCLKNAILHGGVPFDIAYGMTAFEYQGVDPRFNKVFNEAMKGQSTMITNRLLQIYHGFDDVKTLVDVGGGIGVSLHMITTKYPHIKAINFDLPHVISDAPPFLGVEHVIGDMFTSVPSGDAILLKWVLHDWSDDHCAKILKNCWKALPQKGKVIVVELILPTLPKPTTKAQCAFHADLAMLAFNPGGKERTEEEFEAMAKAAGFSGFNATYVFACAWVMELIK